One Pseudomonas sp. AN-1 genomic region harbors:
- a CDS encoding ATP-binding protein, producing the protein MRWRHSDIRTRTLAISLGPALLLTLLLTGYLAYSRLQDLHAELTQTGQLIADQLAPATEYGVISGNIPILEGLLRASLDIPHVRFIEVHDRTGEVLAYVERAQGGRDARIEVFEADILRQQVRLDDPFLLSPPLAAREPAEERLGRVVVGMTDEAFDRRQTQIFLRAGLLALLALTLTLLLAYRLARSLSEPIHAMGRALQAIKEGDYQAELPVADHGEIGDLARHINLLAAGLEQAQIEQQRSIAQLVAAREEAEQASRAKSDFLAMMSHELRTPMNGVLGMLQLLETTTQTGEQAEYTALATESTEHLLKVINDILDFSRIERGSLELEHIPFPLDELLTNSVQVFRPSAQQRGLELHLDIQPGLEQFEVRGDPTRLRQILVNLIGNALKFTEQGHVGVTARWQVLDQQQMLWLTIAVRDTGIGIAPERLQHMFDAFEQADTSTSRRYGGTGLGLSIARTLAEHMGGGLHAESTIGEGSTFTLELPLPWRYRHADEQVLLDSEATQGGGQHVLLVEDNPVNQTVIEAILRSLGFTPQLVGSGRQALQAVAEQPFAAILMDCRLPDLDGLSATRQIRDSDGPNRHTPIIALTANALQGDREACLAAGMNDYLAKPFKRSDLRAILQRWVHNRP; encoded by the coding sequence CTGCGCTGGCGCCACAGCGACATCCGTACCCGCACCCTGGCCATCAGCCTCGGCCCGGCGCTGCTGCTGACCCTGCTGCTGACCGGTTACCTCGCCTACTCGCGCCTGCAGGACCTGCACGCCGAGCTGACCCAGACCGGCCAGCTGATCGCCGACCAGTTGGCCCCGGCCACCGAGTACGGGGTGATCTCCGGCAACATCCCGATCCTCGAGGGCCTGCTGCGGGCCAGCCTCGACATCCCCCATGTGCGTTTCATCGAGGTGCACGACCGGACCGGCGAAGTGCTCGCCTACGTCGAGCGCGCCCAGGGCGGGCGCGATGCGCGGATCGAGGTGTTCGAGGCCGACATCCTCCGCCAGCAGGTCCGCCTCGACGATCCCTTCCTGCTCAGCCCGCCGCTGGCGGCGCGCGAACCGGCCGAGGAGCGCCTGGGCCGGGTGGTGGTCGGCATGACCGACGAGGCCTTCGACCGCCGCCAGACACAGATCTTCCTGCGCGCCGGCCTGCTGGCGCTGCTGGCGCTGACGCTGACCCTGCTGCTCGCCTACCGCCTGGCGCGCAGCCTGTCGGAACCGATCCATGCCATGGGCCGGGCGCTGCAGGCGATCAAGGAAGGCGACTACCAGGCCGAACTGCCGGTGGCCGACCATGGCGAGATCGGCGATCTGGCGCGCCACATCAACCTGCTGGCCGCCGGACTGGAGCAGGCCCAGATCGAGCAGCAGCGCAGCATCGCCCAACTGGTCGCCGCCCGCGAGGAAGCCGAGCAGGCCAGCCGCGCCAAGTCGGACTTCCTGGCGATGATGAGCCACGAACTGCGCACGCCGATGAACGGCGTGCTGGGCATGCTGCAGCTGCTGGAGACCACCACGCAGACCGGCGAGCAGGCCGAGTACACCGCGCTGGCCACCGAGTCCACCGAACACCTGCTCAAGGTGATCAACGACATCCTCGACTTCTCGCGCATCGAGCGTGGCTCGCTGGAGCTGGAGCACATTCCCTTCCCGCTGGACGAGCTGCTCACCAACTCGGTGCAGGTGTTCCGCCCCAGCGCCCAGCAGCGCGGCCTGGAGCTGCATCTGGACATCCAGCCCGGCCTGGAGCAGTTCGAGGTCCGCGGCGACCCCACCCGCCTGCGGCAGATCCTGGTCAACCTGATCGGCAACGCCCTGAAGTTCACCGAGCAGGGCCACGTCGGCGTGACCGCACGCTGGCAGGTGCTCGACCAGCAGCAGATGCTCTGGCTGACCATCGCCGTGCGCGATACCGGCATCGGCATCGCCCCCGAACGCCTGCAGCACATGTTCGACGCCTTCGAGCAGGCCGACACCTCCACCTCGCGCCGCTACGGCGGCACCGGCCTAGGCCTGTCCATCGCCCGCACCCTGGCCGAGCACATGGGCGGCGGCCTGCATGCGGAGAGCACCATCGGCGAGGGCTCGACCTTCACCCTGGAACTGCCCCTGCCCTGGCGCTACCGCCATGCCGACGAGCAGGTGCTGCTGGACAGCGAGGCGACACAGGGCGGCGGCCAGCATGTGCTGCTGGTGGAGGACAACCCGGTCAACCAGACGGTGATCGAGGCCATCCTGCGCAGCCTCGGCTTCACTCCCCAGCTGGTCGGCAGCGGCCGGCAGGCGCTGCAGGCCGTCGCCGAGCAGCCCTTCGCGGCCATCCTGATGGACTGCCGGCTGCCCGACCTCGACGGTCTCAGCGCCACCCGGCAGATCCGTGACAGCGACGGACCGAACCGCCACACGCCGATCATCGCCCTGACCGCCAATGCCCTGCAGGGCGACCGCGAGGCCTGCCTGGCAGCCGGGATGAACGACTACCTGGCCAAGCCCTTCAAGCGCTCGGACCTGCGGGCCATCCTGCAGCGCTGGGTGCACAACCGACCATAG